One region of Algihabitans albus genomic DNA includes:
- the gcvA gene encoding transcriptional regulator GcvA, whose amino-acid sequence MARNLPPLNALKAFEAAARKQSFTQAANELSVTQGAVSRHIRHLEQAMGLRLFERHHRKVILTSHGRQLLAIVGTAFDQLESGIGGLRGKPPNERLVLAVDADFASLWLVPRLAAFRAAVPDISIEIAATRDQVDSPNHRVDCSIRYAKEAPPDLHCDLLFRPSLFPVCSPALLEDHDSLGAADGLTGRTLLHDRTTEEWCRFVALCGLSDRIDCTAGSLFSDTLLCLEAAAHGQGVAIGDDFLTAKHLSDGRLISPFGPAFASPNLYYLVFPHDRSAKARAAPFRQWLLREIERHPRYGPTVAPDA is encoded by the coding sequence ATGGCGCGCAATCTGCCCCCGCTCAACGCCCTCAAGGCCTTCGAGGCTGCCGCGCGGAAGCAAAGCTTCACACAGGCCGCCAACGAATTGAGCGTGACCCAGGGTGCGGTTAGCCGACATATCCGGCATCTCGAACAGGCGATGGGTCTCCGCCTCTTCGAACGTCACCACCGGAAAGTGATCCTGACGAGTCACGGCCGGCAGTTGCTGGCGATCGTCGGAACGGCATTCGACCAGTTGGAGTCCGGCATTGGCGGACTGCGGGGCAAGCCTCCAAACGAGCGTCTGGTGCTCGCGGTCGACGCCGATTTCGCCAGCCTTTGGCTGGTGCCCCGGCTGGCGGCGTTTCGCGCGGCCGTACCGGATATCTCTATCGAAATCGCCGCGACCCGCGACCAAGTCGACTCACCGAACCACCGGGTCGACTGCAGCATTCGTTATGCCAAGGAAGCGCCGCCGGACCTGCATTGCGACCTGCTCTTCCGCCCGTCGCTCTTTCCGGTCTGCAGTCCCGCACTGCTGGAAGACCACGACAGCCTTGGCGCGGCGGACGGCCTGACGGGCCGCACGCTCCTGCATGACCGCACGACGGAGGAATGGTGTCGCTTCGTGGCGCTCTGCGGCCTGAGCGACCGAATCGACTGCACGGCAGGCTCCCTCTTCAGCGACACCCTCCTATGTCTGGAAGCAGCGGCGCATGGCCAGGGCGTTGCGATCGGAGACGATTTCCTGACGGCCAAGCACCTCTCGGACGGCCGCTTGATCAGCCCCTTCGGCCCCGCCTTCGCCTCGCCCAACCTGTACTACTTGGTGTTCCCGCACGACCGCTCGGCCAAAGCCAGAGCCGCCCCGTTTCGGCAATGGCTTTTGCGCGAGATCGAACGGCACCCGCGATATGGCCCGACGGTTGCCCCCGACGCATGA